Proteins found in one Triticum aestivum cultivar Chinese Spring chromosome 4D, IWGSC CS RefSeq v2.1, whole genome shotgun sequence genomic segment:
- the LOC123098145 gene encoding uncharacterized protein, translating into MAGVAAETAVASASGSGIWSRRRDEITFDRLQKFWNDLPPQARRELLKLDKQTLIEQARKNFYCSRCNGLLLENFKSLQQEVSDIDCLSSSGESKIRQQNGSQDPSVHPWGGLATTKDGILTLIDCFMKANSLRVLQNVFDNARLREREREMLYPDACGGGGRGWISQGMASYSRGYGTRETCALHTAHLSCNTLVNFWSALCDETRSSLLRMKEDDFIERLMFRFDSKRFCRDCRRNVIREFKELKELKRIRREPRCTSWFCVADYAFQCEVFEDSVIVDWRQSISETDGSYHHFEWAIGTDEGQSDVFGFENVGMKTQVQRSGIDLDQFEDYFITLRAWKLDGRYTEMCVKAHALKGQSCVHHRLVLGDGFVTITKGESIRSLFEHAEEAEEEDEDDAMERDENDLDGDGSHPQKHAKSPELAREFLLDAAAVIFKEQVEKAFREGAAQQNAQSVFVSLALKLLEERVHVACKEIITLEKQNKLLEEEEKEKREEQERRMRRRTKEREKKHRRKERLKEKERDKGKRDEFKTSDDISSSTLSNSSTCTNDESGNTFGSRAASEEEDNSTAVALCHAEIESSCIEIDGQNNIDCCDTVTKCPPVNSSEPFTSQQSKPSRRNLRLRKDVPQDHSSCWYDDGRDESRSVGNLQWRSMERMRNGDGSCNSVCSTNNRTRYRQDYNSCSCDHQESYKTEDNCFLPTARAGREMKMAKKTGVDKPLVQYRRVGSTYERNAIPKQVWERTDTRKKTGLNDTDNMSGSVDNVESPKPVECDTSGCEKLDTGCEPLGQASESSTDVCKSETDQSYGQREENQSACSDGTPMTNKQICHSTNNEGSKPDEELMTNSASSDGSSSCMSEADRESSSSSVTSLSAHTPESSSSDSEESSERVNIITEAPSTRTASRSLFETCAGNGFREYHPKATCPPHKDRFGFSVLPFQNQSSHQQNMHAPPAYSPTTIGPHSHSCGAPTNGYFQYGQPPNFFSGPVGFRVPGNGPADFSVQYNNVHRYPAPAFSCIHPEQILKTPASFRVMPPPPLPPYRHGTAPTGGHPYGGLNPDRLNSMLKLMGPKDAPDGNKLPDKSASFSLFQFNLPIAPQGPPSPKDGKSGDSVGRMPPIAPVQAQPCSREQTDVKEYNLFSTDQSGYFPLSR; encoded by the exons ATGGCGGGGGTCGCGGCGGAGACGGCCGTGGCTTCGGCCTCGGGATCGGGGATCTGGTCGCGGCGGCGGGACGAGATCACGTTCGATCGCCTCCAGAAG TTCTGGAATGACTTGCCACCGCAAGCACGGCGGGAGCTTCTAAAATTGGATAAGCAAACCCTCATTGAACAAGCTCGCAAGAATTTCTACTGTTCAAGGTGCAATGGGTTGCTTCTGGAAAATTTCAAGTCGCTGCAGCAAGAAGTTTCAGATATTGATTGTCTGAGCTCAAGTGGTGAATCAAAGATTAGGCAGCAAAATGGATCTCAGGATCCATCTGTTCACCCTTGGGGAGGTCTTGCAACAACAAAGGATGGCATCCTTACGCTTATTGACTGCTTTATGAAAGCTAACTCGCTACGGGTGCTCCAGAAT GTATTTGACAATGCACGACTAAGAGAAAGGGAACGAGAAATGCTTTATCCTGATGCATgtggtgggggtggcagaggatgGATTAGCCAAGGGATGGCTAGCTATAGCAGGGGGTATGGAACAAGAGAAACATGTGCTCTGCATACAGCCCACCTTTCATGCAATACACTGGTGAATTTCTGGTCAGCATTATGCGACGAAACTAGATCTTCTCTTCTGCGGATGAAGGAGGATGATTTCATTGAAAGACTTATGTTTAG GTTTGATAGCAAGAGATTTTGCCGAGATTGCCGAAGGAATGTTATCCGTGAATTCAAGGAGCTGAAGGAACTGAAACGCATTCGAAGGGAACCTCGTTGCACCAGTTGGTTCTGTGTTGCGGACTATGCTTTTCAATGCGAG GTATTTGAGGATTCCGTCATAGTTGATTGGCGCCAATCTATATCAGAGACAGATGGGTCTTATCATCACTTTGAATGGGCTATTGGGACAGATGAAGGACAATCCGATGTTTTTGGCTTTGAAAATGTTGGGATGAAGACCCAAGTCCAAAGAAGTGGGATTGATCTTGACCAATTTGAAGATTATTTCATAACTCTGAGAGCTTGGAAGCTTGATGGCCGCTATACGGAGATGTGTGTAAAAGCACATGCACTGAAGGGCCAATCTTGTGTTCATCACAGGCTGGTGCTGGGAGATGGTTTTGTGACAATTACAAAGGGTGAAAGTATCAGAAGTTTGTTTGAGCATGCTGAAGAGGCTGAGGAAGAGGAT GAGGATGATGCCATGGAAAGGGATGAAAATGATCTTGACGGTGATGGCTCTCATCCGCAGAAGCATGCCAAGAGTCCTGAATTGGCAAGAGAATTTCTCTTGGATGCTGCTGCAGTGATATTCAAAGAACAG GTTGAGAAGGCTTTTAGAGAAGGCGCAGCCCAGCAAAATGCACAAAGTGTCTTTGTGTCTTTGGCACTCAAACTTCTGGAGGAGCGAGTGCATGTAGCATGCAAAGAAATCATTACATTGGAAAAACAG AACAAGCTTCTCGAGGAAGAGGAGAAAGAGAAGCGTGAAGAACAAGAGCGTAGGATGAGGAGGAGaacaaaagagagagaaaagaagcaCAGGAGAAAAGAGAGGctgaaagagaaggaaagggacaAGGGGAAAAGAGATGAGTTCAAAACATCAGACGACATTTCATCCTCAACTCTAAGCAACTCCTCGACATGTACTAACGACGAATCAGGAAATACTTTTGGCTCCAGAGCAGCTAGTGAAGAGGAAGATAATTCCACAGCTGTGGCTCTGTGCCACGCTGAGATTGAATCTTCATGCATAGAAATTGATGGACAAAACAATATAGACTGCTGCGATACAGTGACCAAATGTCCTCCAGTTAATAGCAGTGAACCTTTCACATCCCAGCAATCAAAACCATCACGAAGAAATCTGAGGTTGAGAAAGGACGTTCCTCAAGACCACTCCTCTTGTTGGTATGATGATGGCCGAGATGAATCTAGAAGTGTTGGCAATCTGCAGTGGCGATCAATGGAAAGGATGAGAAATGGTGATGGAAGTTGTAACTCGGTGTGTAGTACAAATAACAGAACAAGATATAGGCAAGACTACAATTCTTGCAGCTGTGATCATCAGGAAAGTTACAAAACAGAGGACAACTGTTTTTTGCCAACAGCTAGAGCAGGCAGGGAGATGAAGATGGCAAAGAAAACAGGAGTTGATAAGCCTTTAGTGCAGTACCGCCGTGTTGGTAGTACATACGAGAGAAATGCAATTCCAAAACAAGTATGGGAGAGAACGGATACTCGGAAAAAGACTGGCTTAAATGACACAGATAATATGTCAGGATCAGTTGACAATGTTGAGTCACCCAAACCAGTGGAATGTGATACTAGTGGATGTGAAAAGCTTGACACAGGATGTGAACCACTAGGCCAGGCTTCTGAAAGCTCCACTGATGTTTGTAAATCAGAAACAGATCAATCGTATGGACAACGCGAGGAAAATCAATCTGCTTGTTCGGATGGAACTCCTATGACGAATAAACAAATATGCCACTCAACAAATAATGAAGGTTCTAAGCCAGacgaagagctcatgacgaactcTGCCAGTTCTGATGGCTCATCTTCATGTATGAGCGAGGCAGATAGAGAAAGCAGTTCAAGCAGTGTGACGTCTTTGAGCGCTCATACTCCAGAATCATCATCATCTGACTCAGAGGAATCTTCGGAGAGAGTCAACATCATTACAGAAGCTCCATCAACAAGAACTGCTTCACGTTCTTTATTTGAGACGTGTGCAGGAAATGGTTTCAGAGAATACCACCCAAAAGCCACATGCCCGCCTCACAAAGACAGATTTGGATTCAGTGTACTCCCCTTCCAGAATCAGTCATCGCATCAGCAGAACATGCATGCACCACCTGCATATTCACCGACCACAATTGGGCCACACAGTCACTCGTGTGGTGCTCCAACAAATGGATACTTCCAGTATGGTCAGCCACCCaatttcttctctggtccagtcgGATTCCGAGTACCTGGGAACGGACCTGCTGATTTCTCGGTGCAGTACAACAATGTACATCGCTACCCAGCTCCTGCTTTTAGTTGTATTCACCCCGAGCAAATTCTCAAGACACCGGCCAGCTTCAGAGTCATGCCTCCGCCTCCCCTTCCCCCTTACCGACATGGAACAGCGCCAACTGGTGGTCATCCTTATGGAGGCTTGAATCCAGACAGGCTTAATTCAATGTTGAAGCTGATGGGCCCGAAGGATGCTCCAGATGGTAACAAATTGCCTGACAAAAGTGCATCCTTCTCGTTGTTCCAATTCAACCTGCCGATAGCTCCGCAAGGCCCACCGTCACCCAAAGATGGTAAGAGTGGAGACTCCGTAGGAAGGATGCCGCCAATTGCTCCGGTTCAAGCGCAGCCATGCTCTAGAGAGCAGACAGATGTGAAGGAGTATAATCTGTTCTCCACCGATCAAAGCGGCTATTTCCCTTTATCCCGTTAA
- the LOC123098146 gene encoding uncharacterized protein, whose product MAATSTSLSLAFCPLFRPTPQPQFQPRHLDPKFPKPLRLSLAPALSCAAPLAAVPDGVAIDDIIEKDWSFLNASGSHLPRALAAGALSPASRVLAVTPTASFVSALLSESPCELLVAAHESLYVLGGIKEEHDQVRCFHLEGGGGGQGGGVVEAVPGRFDAFDVVFVCYFPGMGVSPAALLRSLAKRCCKGARVVIFLDQGRQSLAQHRRENPDLLFADLPSRSSLEKAADGSKFEMAEFVDESSLYLAVLLFQG is encoded by the exons ATGgccgccacctccacctccctctccctgGCCTTCTGCCCTCTCTTCCGCCCAACTCCCCAACCCCAATTCCAGCCGCGACACCTAGACCCCAAATTTCCCAAACCCCTGCGCCTTAGCCTCGCGCCTGCGCTCTCctgcgccgcccccctcgccgccgtcccCGACGGCGTCGCCATAGACGACATCATAGAGAAGGACTGGTCCTTCCTCAACGCCTCCGGCTCCCACCTCCCCCGCGCGCTCGCCGCGGGGGCGCTCTCGCCGGCGTCGCGCGTGCTGGCCGTGACGCCCACCGCGTCCTTCGTGAGCGCCCTCCTCTCCGAGTCCCCCTGCGAGCTCCTGGTCGCAGCGCACGAGTCGCTGTACGTGCTGGGCGGGATCAAGGAGGAGCACGACCAGGTGAGGTGCTTCCAtttggagggagggggagggggccaggGAGGCGGCGTGGTGGAGGCCGTGCCGGGGAGGTTCGACGCTTTCGACGTGGTGTTCGTGTGCTACTTCCCCGGGATGGGGGTCTCGCCGGCGGCGCTGCTTAGGTCGCTCGCCAAGAGGTGCTGCAAAG GTGCAAGAGTTGTCATCTTCTTGGATCAAGGTAGGCAGAGCCTGGCGCAACACCGCAGGGAGAATCCGGACCTTTTGTTCGCGGACTTGCCCAGTAGGTCTTCCCTGGAGAAGGCTGCAGATGGAAGCAAGTTTGAAATGGCAGAGTTCGTTGACGAGTCGTCGCTGTACCTTGCTGTTCTGCTGTTCCAAGGGTGA